From Enterococcus wangshanyuanii, the proteins below share one genomic window:
- the nagB gene encoding glucosamine-6-phosphate deaminase produces the protein MEIIKVANAEEGGKKAFELIKAGMDNGAKVLGLATGSTPETLYKEMTSSDLDFSDMVSVNLDEYVGLGGDDDQSYRYFMNDQLFNKKPFKETYVPNGKAADLEAECAHYESIIDSHPIDIQILGIGQNGHIGFNEPGTPLDSLTHVVELTESTINANKRNFEKVEDVPTRAVSMGIGSIMKGKKMILIAYGEAKADAIKGMINGPISVDLPASALQNHADVVVIVDEAAASKL, from the coding sequence ATGGAAATTATTAAAGTAGCAAACGCCGAAGAAGGCGGAAAAAAAGCATTTGAGTTAATTAAAGCAGGTATGGACAATGGAGCGAAAGTTTTAGGTCTTGCGACAGGCAGCACACCGGAAACATTATATAAAGAAATGACTTCAAGTGACTTAGATTTTTCAGATATGGTTTCTGTAAATTTAGATGAATATGTTGGTTTGGGTGGAGACGATGATCAAAGTTACCGCTACTTTATGAATGATCAGCTATTTAACAAAAAGCCATTTAAAGAAACGTATGTACCGAACGGTAAAGCAGCAGATTTAGAAGCAGAATGTGCTCATTACGAAAGTATCATTGACAGCCATCCGATCGATATCCAAATTTTAGGAATTGGTCAAAACGGACATATTGGTTTCAATGAACCAGGAACACCATTAGATAGTTTAACTCATGTAGTTGAATTGACAGAATCAACAATCAATGCGAACAAACGTAATTTTGAAAAAGTTGAAGATGTACCTACACGCGCTGTATCAATGGGAATTGGTTCAATCATGAAAGGCAAAAAAATGATTTTGATCGCTTATGGCGAAGCAAAAGCTGATGCAATCAAAGGAATGATCAACGGACCTATTTCAGTAGATTTACCAGCGAGTGCGTTACAAAACCATGCAGATGTTGTAGTGATCGTAGACGAAGCAGCAGCGAGCAAATTATAA
- a CDS encoding MgtC/SapB family protein, which produces MDVHLTIQEIIVRLSLAMLIGGVIGFERQYKNRPAGMRTHILVCMGATIIALIQVEIAASALEDAMNHPELSGVIRSDQARLIAQVVSGIGFLGAGTIIVTKQSVTGLTTAASLWAVAGLGISIGMGYYAIAITSFIGIFIALTLVRRVIHVPTTKKLEIRYLHKQETKEFINRYFEEHKIEIEDVNFSVLLVGDDQIYTNIYTIDLPKGMTYAEVIEDLSIYKNITKLRLVSI; this is translated from the coding sequence ATGGATGTACATTTAACAATTCAAGAGATTATCGTGCGCTTGAGCTTGGCGATGTTGATCGGTGGTGTGATTGGTTTTGAACGACAGTATAAAAATCGGCCAGCAGGAATGCGCACACATATTTTAGTTTGTATGGGAGCGACGATCATTGCCTTGATTCAAGTCGAGATTGCAGCCAGTGCGCTAGAAGATGCGATGAATCATCCAGAATTAAGTGGTGTGATTCGTTCGGATCAAGCTCGATTGATTGCTCAAGTTGTTAGCGGCATTGGCTTTTTAGGTGCAGGAACGATTATTGTAACGAAACAATCGGTAACAGGCTTAACAACAGCTGCTTCACTTTGGGCTGTTGCAGGACTAGGTATTTCGATCGGCATGGGCTATTATGCGATTGCGATCACCAGCTTTATTGGAATTTTCATTGCTCTGACCTTAGTTAGAAGAGTGATCCATGTTCCTACAACAAAAAAATTAGAGATTCGATATCTTCATAAACAAGAAACGAAGGAGTTTATCAATCGTTATTTTGAGGAGCATAAAATTGAAATCGAAGATGTGAACTTCAGTGTATTATTGGTTGGTGATGACCAAATCTATACCAATATTTATACGATCGATCTACCTAAAGGAATGACGTATGCTGAGGTGATCGAAGATTTATCGATTTATAAAAATATAACGAAATTACGTTTGGTTAGTATTTAA